The following coding sequences are from one Veillonella rodentium window:
- a CDS encoding PIN domain-containing protein, with protein sequence MFIDTNIVTSAKFQFYRGGLGELNRYIKENQVTLILTSVLEAEFIRHYNDRFKALNDAYNGLCKDLEEYDIKSPWKSFQNDLNKKIYLPLEEFLANPQNIKLELSKDCIESIVEDYREGKPPFGKSKKDEFKDAINIHLLKEFKKSILEPIHIVSTDELLREAFSKSNHDFITHNNINQFLPVLRQLKPGDKNIGELLTKHFDSAEFKDEAISYLENRDIYEAIDYNICIQWIESVAQLDFSFALTSLVGKNCEGVLYIQGLAYVLFTNTGAEAVFFDDSGNPIDVMFRGTVLINTSIPFKVQCKEEINIQPPSIDKFEIDWSQLKVDVPKNRMKDGALDFVSTLK encoded by the coding sequence GTGTTTATAGATACGAATATAGTTACTAGTGCTAAGTTTCAATTTTATCGGGGTGGTTTAGGTGAGTTAAATCGATATATTAAAGAAAATCAAGTAACCTTAATACTAACTTCAGTACTAGAAGCTGAATTTATACGACATTATAATGATAGGTTCAAAGCGTTAAATGATGCATATAATGGGCTTTGTAAGGATCTTGAAGAATACGATATAAAAAGTCCTTGGAAATCATTTCAAAACGACTTAAATAAAAAAATTTATTTACCATTGGAAGAGTTTTTGGCTAATCCTCAAAATATTAAACTCGAGTTATCAAAAGACTGTATTGAATCTATAGTTGAGGATTATCGAGAAGGAAAACCGCCATTTGGTAAATCTAAAAAAGATGAATTTAAAGATGCGATAAATATTCACTTATTAAAGGAATTTAAAAAAAGTATTCTCGAACCAATTCATATTGTGAGTACTGATGAGCTTCTTAGGGAAGCCTTTAGTAAAAGTAATCACGATTTTATAACTCATAATAATATTAATCAATTTCTCCCTGTTTTACGGCAGTTAAAGCCAGGCGATAAAAATATAGGAGAGTTATTAACTAAGCATTTTGATAGTGCAGAGTTTAAAGATGAAGCTATTTCATATCTGGAAAATCGAGATATCTATGAAGCTATTGACTATAATATATGTATACAGTGGATAGAGTCAGTAGCTCAGTTGGACTTTTCGTTTGCCTTAACTTCTTTAGTTGGAAAGAACTGTGAAGGAGTATTATATATTCAAGGATTAGCTTACGTATTGTTTACTAATACGGGTGCTGAGGCTGTATTCTTTGATGATTCAGGTAACCCTATAGATGTAATGTTTAGAGGGACAGTTTTAATTAACACATCCATTCCGTTTAAAGTACAATGTAAAGAAGAGATTAATATACAGCCACCATCAATAGATAAGTTTGAAATCGATTGGTCACAATTAAAAGTAGATGTCCCTAAAAATCGGATGAAAGATGGTGCTCTTGATTTTGTTAGTACTTTAAAATGA
- a CDS encoding NAD(P)-dependent malic enzyme gives MDVRELAVQKKRELKGFLTVGTKYELKDAHDLSVAYTPGVAEPCLRIKDNEAESFELTCRSNMVAVVSDGTRVLGLGDIGAAAALPVMEGKSLLFKKFGNVDCIPLVVDTKDADTLINTVKLLQKNFAGINLEDISSPKCYEVENRLKEELEIPVFHDDQHGTAIACLAGVKGALRLVKKDLATAKIVVNGAGAAGANIARLLYLAGARNITVLVSSGVLHKDYKRLDSLQAELIDMLGLEEKHGNLAENAKGADILLGVSAAGAFTKDILENLADDAIVFAMANPNPEATYADMKAAGVRIAGTGRSDAPNQINNVAVFPGVFRGAIDVRASKITDEMKLAAADALAHLIPDSELNDENVMPSVFDPRVAPAVAKAVAEVAVKQGIAKNPQVIEDGSYEG, from the coding sequence ATGGACGTACGTGAATTAGCAGTACAGAAAAAACGTGAATTAAAAGGTTTCCTAACTGTAGGAACTAAATATGAATTAAAAGACGCACATGATTTATCTGTCGCATACACTCCTGGTGTAGCAGAACCATGCTTGCGTATTAAAGATAATGAAGCGGAATCTTTTGAATTGACATGCCGCTCCAACATGGTTGCCGTAGTATCCGACGGTACTCGTGTACTCGGCCTTGGTGACATCGGTGCCGCTGCAGCTTTGCCCGTAATGGAAGGGAAATCCCTTCTGTTTAAAAAATTCGGTAATGTTGACTGTATCCCGTTGGTAGTAGATACAAAAGATGCGGATACATTGATTAACACCGTAAAATTGTTGCAAAAAAACTTTGCAGGTATCAACTTGGAAGATATTTCTTCCCCTAAATGTTATGAAGTTGAAAATCGTTTGAAAGAAGAATTGGAAATTCCTGTATTCCATGATGATCAACACGGTACAGCAATCGCGTGTCTTGCCGGTGTAAAAGGTGCTCTTCGTTTGGTAAAGAAAGATTTAGCAACTGCTAAAATCGTTGTAAACGGTGCCGGTGCAGCCGGTGCGAACATTGCACGCCTATTATATCTTGCAGGTGCCCGTAACATTACCGTATTGGTGTCCTCCGGTGTATTGCATAAGGACTATAAACGCCTTGACTCCTTGCAAGCTGAATTGATCGATATGTTAGGCCTTGAAGAAAAACATGGCAACTTGGCTGAAAATGCGAAGGGGGCAGACATTCTTCTCGGTGTATCCGCAGCGGGTGCTTTCACAAAAGACATTTTGGAAAATCTGGCTGATGATGCTATCGTATTCGCAATGGCAAATCCTAATCCGGAAGCGACTTATGCGGATATGAAAGCCGCCGGTGTTCGCATTGCCGGTACAGGCCGTTCCGATGCGCCTAACCAAATCAACAACGTGGCCGTATTCCCTGGTGTATTCCGCGGTGCTATCGATGTTCGCGCATCCAAGATTACTGACGAAATGAAATTGGCTGCTGCCGATGCATTGGCACATTTGATTCCTGATAGCGAATTGAATGATGAAAATGTAATGCCGTCCGTATTTGATCCACGTGTGGCTCCGGCTGTAGCAAAAGCTGTTGCTGAAGTTGCTGTAAAACAAGGTATCGCTAAAAATCCTCAAGTTATTGAAGATGGCAGCTACGAAGGTTAA
- a CDS encoding helix-turn-helix domain-containing protein, protein MESTKLIIFKQIGAKIAYYRTLRSLTQAQLAEIINVSPDTLGRVERGKYNNNISISMLLDIAMGLNIELATLVTFTEQDREMWPTSK, encoded by the coding sequence ATGGAAAGCACAAAGCTTATAATCTTTAAGCAAATCGGTGCAAAAATAGCTTATTATCGTACTCTACGTAGTTTAACACAAGCCCAATTAGCTGAAATAATTAATGTTAGTCCAGACACATTGGGCAGAGTCGAGCGTGGCAAATATAACAACAATATTTCAATTTCTATGTTATTAGATATCGCCATGGGGTTAAATATCGAACTTGCAACATTAGTTACATTTACGGAGCAAGATCGAGAAATGTGGCCTACCTCAAAATAG
- a CDS encoding DNA cytosine methyltransferase: MSNKYKVIELFAGGGGLALGIEKAGFKTIGLVEFDKSASETLKLNRPTWNVIHDDIANISPLDLESYFGIAKGELDLLSGGAPCQAFSYAGKRLGLEDTRGTLFYHYAVFLKKLQPKMFLFENVRGLLTHDKGRTHDTILNVFENEGYVIKEKILNAWDYGVPQKRERLIMIGIRKDLASYVEFEFPQKHKYKPVLKDILLDCPPSPGAQYSDYKRSIFELVPPGGYWRDIPENIAKEYMKSTWNMGGGRTGILRRMSLDEPSLTVLTSPSQKQTERCHPLEARPFNIRESARCQSFPDEWEFSGAMGQQYKQIGNAVPVNLAFEVARSIKHTLDKMGE, from the coding sequence ATGTCTAATAAGTATAAAGTAATTGAGTTGTTTGCAGGCGGTGGGGGGCTCGCATTAGGAATAGAGAAAGCCGGGTTTAAAACTATTGGTTTAGTGGAGTTTGATAAATCAGCTAGTGAAACGTTAAAGCTTAATCGTCCTACCTGGAATGTCATTCATGATGATATTGCTAATATAAGTCCGCTAGATTTAGAGTCATATTTTGGGATAGCAAAAGGTGAGTTAGATCTATTAAGTGGTGGTGCGCCTTGTCAAGCTTTTTCTTATGCAGGTAAGCGTCTTGGGTTAGAGGATACTAGAGGTACGCTTTTTTATCACTATGCGGTCTTTCTAAAAAAACTACAGCCTAAAATGTTTTTATTTGAGAATGTTCGAGGCTTGTTAACACACGATAAAGGAAGAACACATGACACAATTTTAAATGTATTTGAAAATGAAGGGTATGTTATAAAGGAAAAGATACTAAACGCTTGGGATTATGGTGTACCACAAAAAAGAGAACGTTTAATTATGATTGGTATTCGTAAAGATCTTGCATCTTATGTAGAGTTTGAATTTCCCCAAAAACATAAGTACAAACCTGTCTTAAAGGATATCCTATTAGATTGTCCACCAAGTCCAGGGGCACAATATTCAGATTACAAAAGAAGTATATTTGAATTGGTTCCACCAGGCGGCTATTGGCGAGATATTCCAGAGAATATTGCGAAAGAGTATATGAAATCTACTTGGAACATGGGAGGAGGGCGTACTGGCATTTTGCGTAGAATGAGTTTAGATGAACCATCTTTGACAGTTTTAACTTCTCCTAGTCAAAAACAAACAGAACGCTGTCATCCTTTGGAGGCTAGGCCTTTTAATATTAGAGAAAGTGCACGATGTCAGAGCTTTCCTGATGAATGGGAATTTTCGGGAGCAATGGGGCAACAGTATAAGCAGATTGGTAATGCAGTACCTGTTAATTTAGCCTTTGAGGTTGCACGCTCTATAAAACATACATTGGATAAAATGGGAGAGTAA
- a CDS encoding JAB domain-containing protein, which translates to MNTTVEAMLTEILPKASVQELVERYGDPYDALFHAEESEWYDAPGMGNRGIAKLRAIKSIIKNVQNRPRKAPINVGRSIDIYKAMSDMQYFETEHVRVLYLNARNHLIKSEDISIGDVTTASLDIKCIFSSAVRLKACGIVIVHNHPSGDSHPSELDIRCTKRVAEAGRLFDIPVLDHIIIGHGEFHSMSECGQL; encoded by the coding sequence ATGAATACTACAGTTGAAGCTATGTTAACAGAAATTTTGCCAAAGGCATCCGTTCAAGAGTTAGTGGAACGTTATGGAGATCCATATGATGCATTATTTCATGCAGAAGAATCTGAGTGGTATGATGCACCAGGTATGGGGAACCGTGGCATTGCCAAGCTACGTGCCATTAAATCCATTATTAAGAATGTGCAAAACAGGCCTCGTAAAGCCCCTATTAATGTGGGACGATCTATTGATATCTATAAGGCTATGTCAGATATGCAGTATTTTGAAACAGAACACGTACGAGTGCTATACCTTAACGCCAGAAACCACTTAATAAAATCAGAGGACATTTCTATTGGTGATGTAACAACAGCCTCTCTAGATATTAAATGTATTTTCTCTTCTGCCGTTCGTCTGAAAGCCTGTGGGATTGTTATTGTCCATAATCACCCTTCTGGTGATTCCCATCCAAGTGAATTAGATATTCGTTGTACTAAACGAGTTGCTGAAGCAGGTAGACTATTTGATATTCCAGTACTAGACCACATCATCATCGGACATGGTGAATTTCATAGTATGAGTGAATGTGGACAATTATAA
- a CDS encoding Eco47II family restriction endonuclease encodes MWNLDFITEEELTEHVTVTIEKYGEKLCPFDLERFNRNIIDPIKMIFDKTVYKATWEEIVKNEIFRQRDKSNNNDIGYFHQNIFKYIKNCRVPANGKEGGWDVIFEPENLIDVTSDRTVKRIFVELKNKHNTMNSASSSKTFIKMQNQLLQDDNCACFLVEAIAQTSQNIMWQTTVDKQKVKHKLIRRVSIDKFYELVTGEKDAFFKLCMVLPEVIKKVVDEHYSEVKNNDTVYNEIINLASAYGEVNDEDSSLPIAIAFYMLAFSSYNGFTRK; translated from the coding sequence ATGTGGAATTTGGATTTTATCACAGAAGAAGAACTAACAGAACATGTAACAGTCACTATTGAAAAGTATGGTGAAAAGTTGTGCCCTTTTGATTTAGAGCGGTTCAACAGGAATATTATTGATCCAATTAAAATGATTTTTGATAAAACCGTTTATAAAGCTACTTGGGAAGAAATTGTTAAGAATGAAATTTTTAGACAGCGTGATAAGTCTAATAATAATGATATCGGTTATTTTCATCAAAATATTTTTAAATATATAAAAAATTGCCGAGTGCCTGCTAATGGTAAAGAAGGTGGTTGGGATGTTATATTCGAACCAGAAAATCTAATCGATGTTACTAGTGATAGGACAGTAAAGCGTATTTTTGTTGAACTTAAAAATAAGCATAATACAATGAATTCAGCTTCATCTAGTAAGACTTTTATTAAAATGCAGAATCAATTGTTGCAGGATGATAATTGTGCATGCTTTTTGGTCGAGGCTATTGCACAGACCTCACAAAATATTATGTGGCAAACTACTGTTGATAAACAAAAAGTGAAGCATAAGTTAATTCGTAGAGTTAGTATTGATAAATTTTATGAGTTAGTTACTGGTGAAAAGGATGCTTTTTTCAAGCTGTGTATGGTATTACCAGAAGTTATAAAAAAAGTTGTTGATGAACATTATTCCGAAGTTAAGAATAATGATACTGTTTATAATGAGATTATAAATCTTGCTAGTGCATATGGTGAGGTTAATGATGAGGATAGTAGCCTTCCGATTGCGATTGCTTTTTATATGTTAGCTTTTTCGTCTTATAATGGATTTACTCGTAAATAA
- a CDS encoding relaxase/mobilization nuclease domain-containing protein — MAILKFIKRNGMDLPNAIEYIRDEHKTSSNYIFGIQMGIDNPISEFMLIKNLANIQHESKSFTHVVFSLDSDDTISLDTVLEICKGVGELLSRSVYQVLGAIHYKNEAHIHCHYIINSIGLDYKRYEQGMSLWSYKQMINKIIEPYGIKSIPYYQGVKSD, encoded by the coding sequence ATGGCTATATTAAAATTTATTAAACGAAATGGAATGGATTTACCAAATGCAATTGAATATATAAGAGATGAACATAAGACCTCTAGTAATTATATTTTTGGTATACAAATGGGAATTGATAATCCAATTTCAGAGTTTATGCTAATAAAAAATCTTGCAAATATACAACATGAGTCTAAATCATTTACACATGTTGTGTTTTCCTTAGATAGTGATGATACTATTTCCTTAGATACAGTCCTTGAAATATGTAAAGGGGTAGGGGAGTTACTTTCTAGAAGTGTATATCAAGTATTGGGTGCAATTCATTACAAGAATGAAGCACATATACATTGTCATTATATAATTAACTCAATAGGGCTAGATTATAAGCGTTATGAACAAGGTATGTCATTATGGTCATACAAGCAGATGATTAATAAAATTATTGAGCCTTATGGAATAAAGTCTATTCCTTATTATCAAGGTGTAAAATCAGATTAG
- a CDS encoding plasmid mobilization protein, giving the protein MKVDSKSKRLNLRLTEDEIQFIESQANMCEMSVSEYIRRCSLNTEKIVIVDPKRLIAFLLGNIYQALSNNTALTKDDKKVISSELTKVVDTLNKTIMELK; this is encoded by the coding sequence ATGAAAGTAGATAGCAAATCCAAACGCTTAAATTTAAGGTTAACAGAAGATGAGATTCAATTTATTGAAAGTCAAGCTAATATGTGCGAAATGTCTGTGTCTGAATATATAAGGCGATGTTCACTAAACACGGAGAAAATTGTGATAGTTGATCCAAAACGTTTAATTGCATTTTTATTAGGGAATATTTATCAGGCATTATCAAACAATACTGCACTTACAAAAGATGATAAAAAAGTTATATCTAGTGAATTGACGAAAGTAGTAGATACATTGAATAAGACAATTATGGAGTTGAAATAA
- a CDS encoding ERF family protein produces MTNTALYEKLSLAMKSCSYIEKTGENIFHGYSYVTSSDVLERVNDALTSVGLITAVTPTLLDLREVQTAKGNIDKHATINVTISIIDIETGESVQISGIGSGQDSGDKAIMKAETAAIKYAYMLSFCIATGDDPEADNNTDLNTQTMSQSNAPTTRKKDIAPQTMATNDLHCTDCGCAISSKVSSYSKQRYHMPLCMNCQKNHQFVA; encoded by the coding sequence ATGACAAATACTGCATTATATGAAAAGCTATCTCTTGCTATGAAAAGTTGTAGCTACATTGAAAAAACAGGTGAAAATATCTTTCATGGGTATTCTTACGTTACTAGTAGCGATGTATTGGAACGTGTAAACGACGCTCTTACAAGTGTAGGCCTCATTACAGCTGTTACCCCTACCCTTCTTGATTTACGAGAGGTACAAACAGCTAAAGGTAATATTGATAAGCACGCTACAATTAACGTTACGATTTCTATTATTGATATAGAGACAGGTGAATCAGTACAAATAAGTGGTATCGGTTCTGGTCAAGATAGTGGTGATAAGGCCATTATGAAAGCTGAAACAGCAGCTATTAAATACGCTTATATGCTGAGCTTCTGTATTGCTACTGGCGATGATCCAGAAGCTGATAATAATACTGACCTTAATACACAAACTATGTCACAGTCTAATGCACCGACTACTAGAAAGAAAGACATCGCTCCACAAACTATGGCAACTAATGATTTACATTGTACAGATTGTGGATGTGCTATATCCAGTAAAGTATCTAGTTATTCTAAACAACGTTATCATATGCCTTTGTGTATGAACTGCCAGAAGAACCATCAATTTGTAGCATAA
- a CDS encoding tyrosine-type recombinase/integrase, with the protein MKTSNKTKTALSIQELSEFLNVSVQTLRKRLRDQGYLLPKNKVGNCYYFTLSDCEIFIANNYAVFYNDFVNRYFDGRRNESIMYQIPSGKGIISKETQRSGKAYYYIRNLPLYCDDQGSIIKFRSKGFTSKEEAEAERKRMIVDRDNGLYKYQFIEVGHVQQSSKKKVPTDANQSYYDFCINYFTKATYAEATRKLYLDITENRIKPFFGNTPISDLSKASLQQFVDQYTTNIRKTFIVLSLTLKKLYSLDLIPTNFYDALIKPVSTASKHPKEALTVNETQCFLDYYKGHHLEHCMLLLFQCGLRIGELQALQWDEVEIIDDCKAKIHINSSWGETQYGMNRKEPKTRSSRRVIPISNTYTISVLKRARAMSKGKLWVAENKMGLRPIDKHNFSKRYFTKVGKELGVEKHLSSHVARHTFISNLVQHNVPYTEIAKLAGHDSTAMIIKVYAHAIQDEEQTFNYVSNLYT; encoded by the coding sequence ATGAAAACTTCAAATAAAACCAAAACAGCCCTCTCTATTCAAGAGTTGAGCGAATTCTTAAATGTATCAGTGCAAACACTTCGAAAGCGTTTACGTGATCAGGGGTATTTACTACCTAAAAATAAAGTAGGCAATTGCTATTACTTTACACTGAGTGATTGTGAAATCTTCATTGCAAATAACTATGCTGTCTTTTATAATGATTTTGTGAACAGGTACTTCGATGGCAGGAGAAACGAGTCCATTATGTACCAAATTCCATCAGGTAAAGGTATCATCTCAAAGGAAACACAACGAAGTGGTAAGGCGTACTATTATATACGCAATCTGCCTCTATATTGTGATGACCAGGGTAGCATTATAAAATTCCGCTCCAAAGGTTTCACCTCTAAGGAAGAAGCCGAAGCTGAGCGAAAACGAATGATTGTAGATCGTGATAATGGTCTGTATAAGTACCAGTTTATCGAAGTCGGTCACGTACAACAATCATCGAAGAAAAAAGTGCCAACTGATGCCAATCAGAGCTATTATGACTTCTGTATCAATTACTTTACAAAAGCAACGTATGCTGAAGCAACACGGAAATTATATCTGGATATAACGGAAAATAGAATCAAACCGTTCTTTGGTAATACCCCTATTTCCGACCTCTCTAAGGCCTCACTACAACAGTTTGTTGACCAATATACTACAAATATTCGCAAAACATTCATTGTACTGAGTTTAACCTTAAAGAAACTGTATAGCCTGGATTTAATTCCAACAAATTTCTATGATGCTTTGATTAAACCAGTCTCAACAGCATCAAAGCACCCAAAAGAGGCTCTGACAGTCAACGAAACACAATGTTTCCTGGACTATTATAAAGGCCACCATTTAGAACATTGTATGCTGTTATTATTCCAGTGTGGTTTACGTATTGGTGAGCTACAAGCTTTACAATGGGATGAAGTTGAGATTATTGATGATTGTAAAGCTAAGATTCATATTAATTCTTCATGGGGTGAAACCCAGTACGGCATGAATCGAAAAGAGCCTAAGACACGCTCAAGCAGGCGTGTAATCCCGATTAGTAATACTTATACTATCTCGGTGCTTAAACGTGCACGAGCAATGTCTAAAGGCAAGCTATGGGTAGCTGAAAATAAGATGGGTTTACGCCCTATCGATAAGCATAATTTTAGTAAACGCTATTTTACTAAGGTTGGTAAAGAATTAGGTGTTGAAAAACATTTATCAAGCCATGTAGCACGGCATACATTCATATCAAATCTAGTTCAGCACAACGTACCGTATACTGAAATTGCTAAATTAGCTGGCCATGATAGCACAGCAATGATAATTAAAGTATATGCTCATGCGATACAAGATGAAGAGCAAACTTTCAATTACGTATCAAATCTATACACCTGA